From the Synergistaceae bacterium genome, the window TAATAACTTTTATAGCGCAAAATCCCGCCTCATACGGCCGAATAATCCGAGAAAATAATCAAGTTTCTATAATAGAATATAAAGACGCTAATCAATCACAGCGCACTATTAAAGAAGTCAACGCAGGCTGTTACGCATTCCGTGTTAAATCGCTTGAGAAAATTATAGACTTAATCAATAATGATAATTCCCAGCATGAATATTATTTGACTGACGCATTAGCTTTAATGAATAATCAGGGCATGACGACTACAGCATTTATCATGTCTGAGCAGGAAATGCAGGGGGTTAATACTCAATCAGAGCTAGCTAATGTTACGCGTGATTTAAGAATGAGAATAATTAATTACTGGCTCGATAACGGCGTTAGAATTCTTGACCCTGAAAGCGTTTATATAGGCTCAGACGTGAAATTATCACCCGATGTAGTAATAATGCCGAACGTTCAAATTTACGGAAATAGCGAAATTCAAGCAAACAGCTATATCGGCTCAGGCTGTATATTAAATAATGCTAAACTCGGCTCTGACGTGAAATTAATAGCTTATGTGATAGTCGAGAACAGCGAATTAAAGGATTTTGCCAAAGCCGGCCCGTTTTGTTATATCCGTGATAATTCGTGCTTAGAAAGTAATTCTTTTGCGGGCAAATTCGTGGAGTTAAAGAATTCTCATATAGGCGCAAATTCCAAAGTCCCGCATTTGTCTTACATGGGAGATGCTACACTAGGGCATGACGTGAATATAGGCGCAGGAAGTATTACTTGCAATTATGACGGCGAACACAAAAATAAAACTTTTATCGGTAATAATTGCTTTATAGGCTCTGACACAATGTTTGTAGCACCGGCTGAAATCGGCGATAATGCGGCAACTGCGGCGGGGTCTGTGATAACTCAAAAAGTGCCTGATAATTCTTTAGGAGTAGGACGCGCAAGACAAGTTAATATAATTGACTGGTCATTGAGGCATAACAAGAAATAATATCGCGAAAGGAGTTAATTAATCTTGTCAAGAGGACACGGCATAAAAATTTTTTCCGGCACAGCTCACCCTGAATTTGCCGAGAGAATCAGCAGAGAATTAAACGTCCCATTATCAGATATTAAACGCTACAGATTTTCAGACGGAGAAATAGGCATTAGCTTAAATGAGCCAGTCAGAGGCGCTGACGTGTTTATTATTCAACCGACATGCACCCCCGCAAATGAAAATATTATAGAATTGCTTATAATGGCCGATTCAATGCGCAGGGCTTCAGCTCATTATATAAACGCTGTAATTCCCTATTACGGCTATGCTCGTCAAGACAGGAAGGCAAAACCTAGAGAGCCAATCACTGCAAAATTAATCGCTAATTTATTGACACAAGGCGGCTTTGACAGGGTAATCACAGCAGATTTACACACGGGCCAGTTACAAGGCTTCTTTGATATTCCTGTTGACCACTTAACGGGCATGAAGTTACTTGCTGACTACTTTAAAAATTTTCTTGCGCAGGATTTAGAAAATGGGCGTGTTGTTGTTGTGTCGCCTGATACCGGCGGAGTTACAAGGGCGCGGCGTTTTGCTACACTCTTAGACACTGATATTGCTATAGTCGACAAAAGGCGTTCTTATGATGTCGCTAACGTCTCTGAAGTTATTGACATTGTCGGCAATATTAATAATAGAATTGCTATATTAGTCGATGACATGATTGACACGGCGGGAACGATTTGTCATGCGGCTGAGGCTCTCAAAGAAAAGGGCTGCCTGAAAATTTATGCCTGTGCTACTCATGCTGTATTATCAGGCCCGGCTATTGACAGGATTAATAGCTCATGTATAGAAAAATTAATCTGCTCTGACACTATACCCATTACGAGCGAAAAAATTTCAAGCAAAATCATGCAACTTTCTATAGCACCGTTATTTGCTGAAGCTATTAGACGAGTTCACGAGGAATTATCAATCAGTAACATGTTTGATTAAATAATATTATAATATTATGCAGGTCTTGATTAAATAGGCCTGTTTTTATTATATTATTATCAGGAGGGCGATTTTAACGTGCAAGCTGTGATTTTAGCTGCGGGAATGGGCAAGAGGCTTAAAGAATTAACCCGCAATAATACAAAATGTATGGTAAAAGTCAACGGCGTTACTCTAATTGAACGAATGCTAAGACAGCTGGACAAGCATAATTTATCGCGTGTTATTATAGTTATCGGCTATGAAAGTGAGAAGCTAATTAAATATATTGCAACTCTCAACACAAAAACGCCGATTGTGTATATTAATAATTCCATCTATGACAAGACTAATAATATTTACTCGCTGGCACTCGCAAGTGAGCATTTATGCAATGAAGATACTTTGTTGCTTGAGTCTGATTTAATATTTGATGATTCCGTTATTGATTGCATTCTTGACGACCCTCGCGAAAATTTAGCACTTGTCGATAAATATGAGTCATGGATGGACGGGACATGCGTAAAATTACATAGGGGGGGGGGGGGCATAGAGTCATTCGTTCCCGGCAAAAAATTTAAATTTGACGAGATTCACGAATATTATAAAACTGTGAATATTTAC encodes:
- the glmU gene encoding bifunctional UDP-N-acetylglucosamine diphosphorylase/glucosamine-1-phosphate N-acetyltransferase GlmU, which produces MKDLCVFVMAAGKGTRMKSAEPKVLQPVLDRPIIDYVLNNILSAGISPENICVLVGSGGDKVEAHIKNLFPSIKILYQHEQLGTGHAVKCAREFWAEYNNLIVLNGDLPLITPESLKNLIANCDNHDCTVITFIAQNPASYGRIIRENNQVSIIEYKDANQSQRTIKEVNAGCYAFRVKSLEKIIDLINNDNSQHEYYLTDALALMNNQGMTTTAFIMSEQEMQGVNTQSELANVTRDLRMRIINYWLDNGVRILDPESVYIGSDVKLSPDVVIMPNVQIYGNSEIQANSYIGSGCILNNAKLGSDVKLIAYVIVENSELKDFAKAGPFCYIRDNSCLESNSFAGKFVELKNSHIGANSKVPHLSYMGDATLGHDVNIGAGSITCNYDGEHKNKTFIGNNCFIGSDTMFVAPAEIGDNAATAAGSVITQKVPDNSLGVGRARQVNIIDWSLRHNKK
- a CDS encoding ribose-phosphate pyrophosphokinase, which gives rise to MLSRGHGIKIFSGTAHPEFAERISRELNVPLSDIKRYRFSDGEIGISLNEPVRGADVFIIQPTCTPANENIIELLIMADSMRRASAHYINAVIPYYGYARQDRKAKPREPITAKLIANLLTQGGFDRVITADLHTGQLQGFFDIPVDHLTGMKLLADYFKNFLAQDLENGRVVVVSPDTGGVTRARRFATLLDTDIAIVDKRRSYDVANVSEVIDIVGNINNRIAILVDDMIDTAGTICHAAEALKEKGCLKIYACATHAVLSGPAIDRINSSCIEKLICSDTIPITSEKISSKIMQLSIAPLFAEAIRRVHEELSISNMFD